AGCAATGTATCCGGGCCCAGACTGTAAGGATAAGGTAAGCCGGTGAAGTTGATGGTCACCTGGTCTGTAAAGTCACCGCAACCGGCAACAGTAGCAACCACAGAGTAGGTTCTGCTGACGCCGCTGGCTACAATAGTTGGCGTGGTTTCTCCTGTGCTCCACACATAGGTGGCGTTTTGCGCAGTGGCATCCAGTGTAAGCAATTCATCCGTACACAAAGTTCTGTCCGGCCCCAGGTCAAAATCAGGGATCGGGGAATAGAACACATTCACCGAATCTATTTCCCGGCATCCGTTGATGGCCACATGGTAGGTAGCCATTTGTGAAACAACAAAGGTATTTGTGCCGGGAACAGTATCTTCTAAATAATACCAGGTATAAGTAGCACCGGGAATATTAGGTGCCGTTAAAGTAGTGGTGCCATTCTCACAAAGTGTAAGGTCTGGCCCCAGGTCAATACCTAAACGGGCAGCAATGGTGATAGACATCGTAGTGATATCTTCCACACCTCCGCGGTATGCTTTCAATGTAATGGTATAGGTACCGGGTGTTTTATATACATACTTGGCACTGTCTATACTATTGGAAGAATCTATAGGCAAGGCTGGCGGACTCACAAAATACCACTTCACGGAATCAATGGTAGTGATGTCGTCAGTGATCCTGAATCGTACAGTATCGTTCAGGCAGGTGGTGCTATAGGTAAAATTAGTGAGTAGGGGACGGTTACCGGCTCTGGCTATATTAATAGCAAAGAAAGCCAGGAACAGAATAGTCAGGATACGGGCAAGGTTTTTCTTGGGACGCATTATGCTACTAAATTAGTAGAAAAAATGATATGTAGAATGTTTTTAATAAAATAATTAATATGAAATTAAGATGAAACGCAGGTGCATAGGCTGATTTTGGTTTGTATAGTATTTTTGAAAATTAAGCGAGACGACCTATCTAACGGAATAATCCCCTAAAAATTACACTCAATCCTCCTCCCGGCGTTTATATCTTCTCCATTTCTCTAAAACGGCCGTGAAATCGGCTGGCAGTTCGCTTTCAAACAGCATAGGTTTACGGGTTTTGGGGTGGATAAAGCCTAAAGTCTGGGCATGCAGGGCATGCCTTGGCATTACCTCAAAACAGTTGTCTATGAATTGCTTATATTTTGTGTATACGGTACCTTTAACAATGCGGTCCCCGCCATAGGTTTCATCATTGAACAAGGGGTGGCGGATATGCTGCATATGTACCCTGATCTGGTGCGTACGGCCGGTTTCCAGCTTGCAGGCAATGAGGGTCACATAGTTAAAACGTTCCAGCACTTCGTAATGGGTGATGGCTTCCTTGCCGTGTTCCCCATCCGGGAAAACATCCATGATCTTGCGGAGACGCTGATGGCGGCCCACATGTGCTTCCACCGTACCCTTATCTTCTTCAAAATCACCCCATACCAATGCCATATAACGCCTGTTAACGGTATGGTCAAAGAATTGTTTGGCCAGGTCTGTCATCGCTTTTTCTGATTTGGCAATCACCAGCAGGCCGCTGGTATTTTTATCTATCCGGTGTACCAGCCCGAAGCGGGGGATGGTTTCCACCACATTTTCTTTATCCTCGCTAAGGTAATAGGCCAGTGCATTCACCAATGTACCGTTGGGATTACCGGAACCGGGATGTACTACCATACCGGGCGGTTTATTGATCACCATTACATCTTCATCCTCATATACAATGTTCAGGGGAATATTCTCCGGGATGATCTCATTGCTTTCAGGGCTCCTGTTGGAATAAACGATGAGGCGGTCCAGGGGCCGCACTTTATAGTTGGCTTTGGTGGGTTTATCGTTCACCAGCACCATGCCTGCTTCAATAGCCTGCTGTACTTTACTGCGGGTGGCACCTTCAATGCGGTTCTGGATGAACTTGTCTATCCGTATAGGCTCCTGCCCCTTGTCTACCACAAGGTTCACCCTTTCGTATAGTTCCTCACTACCTTCCCCGTTTTCCAGTTCATCTTCCAGTACCGGCAATTGATCACTCATCAGTAAAAATTTTTGCAAAGATAGCTTATAGTTATCTTTGCAGACGAATGAAACAGCAGATAAGAGTGAACGATTTGGGTGTAATTCCCTACCAGCGCGCCTGGGACTACCAGGAACAGTTATTACAGGAAAGTGTGCAATTGAAGGCCGCCCTGCGTAATGGCACTGCTGATGCATCTGCTGCCATTGCCCACCACCTGCTGTTTTGCGAACATCCTCCTGTTTATACACTCGGCAAAAGCGGCCACCTGGAGAACCTGCTGATCAACCGCCAGCAATTGGAGGAAAAGGGGATCGAATTCGTGCAAACCAACAGGGGTGGGGATATCACCTTCCACGGTCCCGGCCAGGTAGTAGGTTACCCCATCATAGACCTGGAGCTGTTCTTCACAGATATAGGCCGGTATTTACGTTTCCTGGAAGAAGTGATTATCCGTACTATGGCAGATTACGGCCTGAAAGGAGATCGCTCAAAAGGGGAAACAGGCGTATGGCTGGACCCTGAAAACCCTGCAAAAGCCCGGAAGATCTGTGCAATGGGGGTTCGTTGCAGCCGCTGGGTAACCATGCATGGCTTTGCCATCAATGTGAATACAGACATGGATTATTTCAGCAACATTGTGGCCTGTGGTATTACTGATAAGCAGGTTACCTCCCTGGAAAAGGAACTTGGCCATGCCATTCCTTTGGAAGAAGTGAAAAGTAAGATCGCAAAATATTTTGCAGAAGTATTTGAAGCAGAACTACTTACAGCTCAGGAAGATATTACTTGTAACTCAGCGGAATAAATAAGTTCCATTTCTCCAGTAGCTTTCCATCCTCAAAGATCTCAAAGTTGAACCAGCCGGCATGCATGAAAATGGCTTTTTCCATGATCAGGAAAGGTTCCTGTACATGCGCTACTTCAAACAGGAAAACGCCTGTAGGCTCATAGAACTTAACGAGATATTTTTTCTTTAAAGCTTCCGGCAGCCTGATATTCACATTCCCGTCAGCTGTGGTATAGATGTAATTAGATGGTTTCCAGGGAATAGCATCATCTTTTCTTGTGTTCCCCTGACTGAGATTGGCAATATCAGAAGCGTTCAGTTTGGTGTCCGCATTGATGGTAGAGTCTTCAACGGCCAGCACCACTTTACTGTGCATGTAACGGTTATTAGAAAAAAGGATGAAGAGGCGATAGTAGTTTTTGCCGGGTAAAGGTTTGTTATCCATATAAGCATTACGGCTTTCACCGGGGCTGCTGGCATAACCGATCGTGGTGAAATTCAGCACGCTGTCCAGCGAACGCTGGATGCCTATCTGCACAGCATTGGGGAAACCGGAGATCCAGTCCAGTTGTATCTTCCCTGTTTTGATCAGGGCGGAAAAATCCGGTAATACAGGCGGTACGCGTTCTTGTGCTTTTGCAACAGTGATGCTACCGAATAAGATCACCATCACAATTATTCTTCTAACAGTCTGCTTCATACGTTGGCTAAAATACAAATATACGTTGTCACTCTTTAAAAGCATAGAACGTCAGGAAGTAATGAATCATTGCCCTGTAAACCACCGGAATGGATCAATAATAAACGGCTATTGGCAGGAAAATAACCCTGTTCAACCAGTTTTTTTACGGCAAATACCATTTTCCCGGTATATACCCTGTCCAGCGGAATATGGGTTTGCCGGTAAAAATCATTCATGAAATCAATCAGCTCAGGGCTGATCTTTCCGTATCCTCCTTCATGATAGTCATGCAGCAATTCCCAGGGGCCGGGGCTGATCAGCAGGCTTTCTATCTGGGCCTGTAAAGAGAAAGCACCTTTT
This DNA window, taken from Chitinophaga niabensis, encodes the following:
- the lipB gene encoding lipoyl(octanoyl) transferase LipB, which translates into the protein MKQQIRVNDLGVIPYQRAWDYQEQLLQESVQLKAALRNGTADASAAIAHHLLFCEHPPVYTLGKSGHLENLLINRQQLEEKGIEFVQTNRGGDITFHGPGQVVGYPIIDLELFFTDIGRYLRFLEEVIIRTMADYGLKGDRSKGETGVWLDPENPAKARKICAMGVRCSRWVTMHGFAINVNTDMDYFSNIVACGITDKQVTSLEKELGHAIPLEEVKSKIAKYFAEVFEAELLTAQEDITCNSAE
- a CDS encoding RluA family pseudouridine synthase, whose product is MSDQLPVLEDELENGEGSEELYERVNLVVDKGQEPIRIDKFIQNRIEGATRSKVQQAIEAGMVLVNDKPTKANYKVRPLDRLIVYSNRSPESNEIIPENIPLNIVYEDEDVMVINKPPGMVVHPGSGNPNGTLVNALAYYLSEDKENVVETIPRFGLVHRIDKNTSGLLVIAKSEKAMTDLAKQFFDHTVNRRYMALVWGDFEEDKGTVEAHVGRHQRLRKIMDVFPDGEHGKEAITHYEVLERFNYVTLIACKLETGRTHQIRVHMQHIRHPLFNDETYGGDRIVKGTVYTKYKQFIDNCFEVMPRHALHAQTLGFIHPKTRKPMLFESELPADFTAVLEKWRRYKRREED